CGGACGACAATAATCTTGAGCAACTGCTATCTCTGCTAAACCGCTTAAAACATCAACCGCAGCAACAGCACGAGAAACATTACGAATTAACTCAGCTTCTTGGGCAACTTCTGTCCTCAAACTAACAAAAATTTCATACTCCAACCGATTTAAATCTTCTCGCGCCGTCAGAATTCTGTTTTCTCTTTCCTTCAATTCAGGTGTAATATATCTTTCTTCATTAGTCAGAGTTTGTTTGCGAATATAATTATCAGGAACTTGGTCAGCTTTCGCCCGCGAAATGCTAATATAATAACCAAAAGATTTTGTATAACCTACTTTTAAATTAGAAATACCAGTTCTAGTTCTTTCTGTTGCTTCTAAATTCGCCAACCATTTTTGATCGTCTTCCGCTTCTTCACGCATAGCATCTAATTGGGAATTAATTCCAGGGCGAATTAAACCACCTTCCGTAATATGAATTGGCGGAGATTCTACTAAGTGATTATGCAGTCTTTGGGCTAATTGCTCTAAAATTGGCGGAACTTTTTGTAAAGCTCTTAAATAAGGCGATCGAGCATTTTCTACTAATTTTGCCAATGCTGGTAAACGTTGCAAAGAATCAGCTAAAGCAACTAAATCTCTGGCGCTAGCGGTTCCCGAACCTGCACGTCCTGTCAATCTTTCTAAATCGTAAATTTGCCGTAACAATTGACGTAATTCATGACGCAAAGAAACATTTTCAAATAATTCTTGAATTGTATCTTGTCTAGCATTAATTCCTTTAATATCTAATAAAGGTTGTAATAACCAACGCCGCAAAGAACGCCCACCCATTGCTGTGCAAGTTTGATCGATCGCCCATAATAAAGAACCATGAAAAGTTCCATCTCTAACAGTTTGCGTAATCTCTAAATTGCGGCGAGTTTGATGATCGATAATTAAAAAATCTGTTAAAGTATAAGTCCGTAAAGGTTGCAAAGGAACTTGATTATTTTTTTGTGTATCTTCTAAATATTGTAATAACCCTCCAGCAGCACGCACCGCTAAAGGGAGATGTTCGCAACCTAAACCTTCAAGCGATCGAACTTTGAATTTCTGCAAAAGCCGCTGTTTCGCCTCACCTAAAGTAAAAGGAATTTGCGGACGTAAAGCATAACAAAAAGCTGGCGGTAAAACATCTGGTAAATGTTCTGACTTCTCCCCCGGACGTAGTAAACTACCTAAATCGGGCGCATTAGTTGGAATCAAAACTTCCGCAGGTTGTAAACGCATTAATTCCTGAGATAAATGCTCTAAATTACTCGATTGAATCGTTAAGAATTCCCCAGTAGAAATATCTGCATAAGCTAAACCCCAATGGGTATTAGCAATTACAACTGCTGCTAAATAATTGTTCCGCCGCGCCTTTAACATTCCGTCTTCTAACAACGTTCCCGGCGTAAGAACTCGCGTCACTTCTCGCTTCACTAAACCTACCGCATCAGCAGAATCTTCGACTTGATCGCAAATTACAACTGCATAGCCTTTTTCTACTAATTGAGTAGTGTATCGTTCCCAAGCATGATGGGGTACACCTGTCATTGGTACTCTACCAACTTCTCCCCCATGTTTGCTGGTTAAAACTAATTCTAATTCCCTAGCTACAGTAATCGCATCTTGAAAGAAAGTTTCAAAGAAATCTCCGACTCTATATAATAATAATGAGTGAGGATAGTTATCTTTCACTTCAACATAATGCTGATACATTTTGCTGAGTTTTTCTCGATCGAGAACTCGATAATCAGCATTAGGCATCTGTTCTTCTTGAACTTTATTATTTTTGCGATTTGGAGTAGATGCAGAGGATTTCATGGAATTGTTGACTTTGTACATTGATTCTTTGAATTAATAAAAGTACGATAAATTTCAATAGTTTAATTTGAGGCTAAGGAAGTGCGATTTTTGCTGTAAATAGATAGTGCCAGTTACGTAAGTTGTATAGTTTTTTTGGTCAATATAAGTACGATACATCAAAATGTTACTTCCTGGCTACCTTACCTTGATTATCTTATTGTTCACTTTGGCATATCCCATACTTTTTTAGCCAACTGAGTCAGCATCTCTTGACGCTTTTCAATTGATTGAGATGTCCATTGTTCAAAAGGCTCTATGTCTTGTAATGCTCTGTCAATTGCTGTATCTACCCCAACAGTAACTTTTTTAGCAATTGCTCTGGACAATAAAAATTTTGATGTAGGATAAGCTTCTTTCTTGTCTTTGAATGGTTTGTTACCCACTGAGGCATTAATGGATTTCTCTAAGAGAGTTAGATTACCTAAACGAGCAATATATTTTTCAATTTCTTCTGGCTTATCAAAAGATAATTTGATTTCTAGCTCAGGAGTTTGAGGTAATATATGTTCAATTTCTACAGTCTTATTTATATATGATTTCAATTCAATTTCTGTATTATACGCACTCTCATCAACATACTGTACTAATTTAGCTAGAATATAACGCATCTGAGTTTTTGGTACTGATTTCTCTTTTAATCCACTAAAAGCAAGTTCAAAATGTTCAGCTACTTTTTGTTTCGCTGGCTGAATTTGCTCGATAATAAATTTATCCAGCTTTTCTTTGTCTGTAACTTTATTGATCTGCGAACACCACTGAGCAAACCGCCTTTCAAAATTGCTGGTAGGTTCGCGTGTAATTAGATATGCAAAAAAGAGGTTTTCAACCTGCCGACATAATTCATTAAAACAGTCTGTGGATAAGTTTTGGCCAGCTAATAATAGCATTAAAGGCATACGAGCAGCACTGCTGAGATGCTGGATATTTTCTAAATAACGATTATTTTTTCCCTGTACATCTTTACCCTCAGTAAAGTTAACGTAAGCTTTAGCTGCATCTAGCATACTATCAACGAAAGCAGTTGGTTGATTTTCGTATAATTTCCTATTTTTTTCATTCAAAAACCATCTAAATATTTCTTCTCTTCTCAATGTATCTACTTCATATCTGGATAATATGAAGTAGCGGATAAAGCGCATCGGATCTTCTTTAGCAATAAATAGTGTATCTATTATTTTTTTCCACTGTTTTGCAATATGGTCATACTCCTTCTTATCAGCTTTCATGAACATCAAATTTTTGACTAAATCTATGGGATTTAAACTTAAACCACGATTATTAATAGTTGCAAAAACTCGCAGTGCATCTGCTACACTCGCTGTTTTAACTCTAACCAATTTTACATTTTTATTGAAGTAAGCATAAAATTTCTTTACGGTTTGCAAACTAGCATCATTCTCTGAAAACTGTCGTTCTAATAAACTAATAATCAATTCGTAAGCATTTATTATATTTTGAGAAGATCGAGTTTCTGGGATTTGAGAGTTTAATTTATCTTGCTGAGCAATTTTTTCTAATACTCCACAACTATCTCTGTATTGCAGAGTAATTCTATAACGAAATATATTGTTTCCTTCGTTATCAATATCTGTAGATGCAATTTGACTCTTTAATAGCTCTATAGATTCACCTGGTTTAAGTTTTTCTAAATAATCTCGGACAGCACATAGAACCAGATAAGCCGTTGTCATTCTTTGCTGTCCATCAATCACTTCATATAAACCGTCAAGTCGCATACAAACTATGATGCTACCTATAAAATATTCAGAACTTGAGCTAGAGTCACTGGCAGAAAACTCGTCGTAGATATCTTGAAAAAACTCGCTAACCTGTTTTTCTTCCCAGACATACTCACGCTGATAACTGGGGACTATGTAAAAATCATTAAAAAGCTTGCCCAGTGTTAAGTCTTGAGATTCGATAGTTGCCATGAGCATTCCCCTCAAAGATGAACTTTCTATATGCACTTTCCTAAAGTGTTGCGCTCGGTATACTTCAGAGCATTGATTAAGCAACCTTTAAATTAGATGAGACAGGATGCTTAGTATAGTATTCCCAGACTCTAGATCTATTCTCACATTACCCCCTCGATAAAATCCAACAAAATTCGCTGATGTCGATCGCCTAACGGACGCACCTCCCCCGCAACTTCCGAATAACACTCACCTTTCTGAATATCAGCAACGCTTAACAACCCCATATCCCAACCTTCACCTAACACTAAATCCTTTAATTCAACCGTTAACTCTCCATGAAAAACATGACGTACTACCTTTGGATCTTCATAATTACGGAAATGCTGTAAAATCGAAGGAACATAACCGATTTCCTCTTTTAACTCTCGTTTCACTGCGATTTCTGGAGGTTCGTTTGGTTCGAGATGTCCGCCAAAAAAAGCCCAATAACCGGGATAAACAATAGTCGGAATATTGTCCCGCAACTGCATTAAAAATTTGCCATCCCGGTAAAGAATTGCTACTGCTACATGAGCAATTTTGGTATTCACAGTCTCTTTTGCTCCTCTATATAAAACTCACCAAACTCTTGACCACCCGCAGGCACGCTTTTATACAAAACCTTACCTTGAATAACTATTTCTTGTTTTTGTTTGGGAAAAGCTTCTTTTGTTACAACAGTAATAGTGCCAGTATTATCTTTTAATTCGTAAGCGCGTTTTTCCACAAAAGGAATTAACTTAACGACATTCCCTTGTAAATAAACAGTAGAATTAACTTTGTTTTGCTGCTTAATTTCACTAACATTGGTTACAGGAGCATTAGGAGATAAAATACTAATTCCTGAGTCGTTGACTTTGGAACAACTGAATAACCCACCCACCAAAAGGGTAATTGTCCCGACTTGTAGCATTTGAATTAACTCTTGTTTCATCGCAGTTCCTCAAACCGATCGCTAACTCACTAGATATTTATAACTAAAAAACTACTAGATTATCCCTGAGATAGAAGCAATCTGCCAATTGTAGTCGCAAAAATTTTAGTTTCTTCAGATAACCACTAGGAAAAATCAAAAATAACTCTAAAATTCTCCATCAAACTAACCAGTATTTGAGAAACTAGTAGATCTAATGGTTCCAGACTATCAATTTAATTAACTATGGAAGCAAAAATATTAGATGGTAAAGCTTTAGCCCAAAAAATTCAAACCGAGCTAAAACAGCAAGTAGAAGAATTAACACCGAAAATTGGCCGCCCTCCAGGGTTAGCAGTACTCATGGTGGGGGATAATCCAGCTAGCGCCGCTTATGTCCGAAATAAAGAACGCTCTTGCGAAAAAGTGGGAATCGCTTCTTTTGGTAAACACTTCCCCACAGACACCACTCAGGAAGAACTAACAAAAGTAATTGAAGAACTGAACAAAGACGATCGCGTTGATGGCATTTTAGTCCAATTACCACTCCCAGATCATCTCGATTCCGTCGCCTTATTGCACCACATCGACCCAGATAAAGACGCAGACGGACTTCACGCAGTCAACTTAGGACGCTTGGTAAGAGGTGAACCAGGATTACGCAGCTGCACGCCCGCCGGAGTCATGCGCCTGATGGAAGAATATCAAATACCACTCAAAGGCAAAAAAGCCGTAGTCGTCGGACGCAGTATTTTAGTCGGTAAACCACTTGCATTAATGTTACTAGCTGCCGATGCCACAGTGACGATCGCGCACTCCCGCAGCCACAACTTAGGCGAAATCACCCGCGACGCAGATATTTTAGTCGCCGCCGCCGGACGCAAAGACTTAATCACCGCCGATATGGTTAAACCTGGAGCCATTGTCATCGATGTCGGCATTAACCGCGTCACCGACGAAGCAGGTAACTCTCGCTTAGTCGGCGATGTCAACTATGATGCCGTCAAAACCATCGCCGGATACATCACCCCCGTCCCCGGTGGCATTGGCCCGATGACCGTCGCTATATTATTAGCCAATACCGTCTGGAGTTACAGCCAGAAAAAATGATTGGGGAAAGGCAGAAGGCAGAAGGCAGAAGGCAGAAGGCAGAAGGCAGAAGGCAGAAGGCAGAGGGCAGAAGGCAGAAGGCAGAAGGCAGAAGGCAGAAGGCAGAAGGCANGAGGGCAGAAGGCAGAGGGCAGAAGGCAGAAGGTAAAAATCTCTTTATCCCCTTGTCTCCTTGTCCCCTTGTCCCCTTGTCCCCTTGTCCCCTTTCCCCCTTTTCCCCTTTTCCCCTTTCCCCTGCTCCCTATTACCAGTGACAAATCTTAAATTTCCCAAATAACGAATCACCCATCCCCTGTAGAATTGTTACGGATGTAGACTCAATCAAGGAATCTTTAAGGATGGTAGCTACAGATGACAAGTTTTCGGTGCAGGGGCAATCTCCTCCATTTGACCTATGTAATTACCTAGCTGAACGGCAAGCTTTGGTGGAAGAAGCTTTGGAGCATTTTCTTCCCGTCATTTACCCAGAAAAAATTTATGAGGCGATGCGCTATTCTTTATTCGCCGGGGGTAAGCGCTTGCGTCCTATTCTGTGTTTAGCTACTTGCGAACTCGCTGGCGGGACGCTAGAAATGGCGATGCCAACAGCTTGTGCTTTAGAGATGATTCACACGATGTCGTTAATCCATGATGATTTACCAGCAATGGATAACGATGATTATCGTCGTGGGAAATTAACCAATCACAAAGTTTATGGCGAAGACATCGCAATTTTGGCAGGTGATGGTTTATTAGCTTATGCCTTTGAAATCGTTGCCCAAACCGAAAATGTACCCGCAGAACGCTTGTTGAAGGTGATTGCTCGTTTAGGTCGGGCGGTGAGTGCGGCTGGCTTAGTGGGTGGTCAGGTAGTTGACCTAGAATGTGAAGGGAAATCAGATGTTACTATTGAGACTCTGAATTTTATTCACACTCATAAAACGGGCGCTCTGCTGGAAGCTTGTGTGGTTTGCGGGGCGATTATTGCTGGGATTTCGGTGACGGATTTGCAAAAGTTGTCTCGTTATGCTGAAAATATTGGGTTAGCATTTCAGATTGTGGATGATGTTCTCGATATTACAGGTACCCAAGAAGAGTTGGGCAAAACGGCAGGCAAAGATTTGCAAGCTCAAAAGGCAACTTACCCTAGCCTTTGGGGTATAGAAGAGTCTAAAGTCAAGGCTCAGCAATTAGTTGCAGATGCTAAAGCGGAACTGGCACTGTTTGGGGAAAATGCTCGACCGCTATTAGCGATCGCAGAATTTATTACCAGTCGCACGAACTAAAAGTCTGTAGAACAGGTAACATTTAGTCAATTTTGTCTCCTACAAGACTTAACATTTAAACCTGCCCACACAATCTACAGCAGAATCCTACATAATCCGAAATTCAATCTAAAAGCCAAACTTGATATGCAGGAATTTTGCCACAGTCTTCTAGAGAACCGCGTATTGCTGGTTGCTCTCATCGCCAGTCTGATTGCTCAAATTACTAAACTCGCCATCGAGTTGGGCAAAAATCGAAAAATTAACATCCGTGTTCTGGTAGAAACAGGCGGGATGCCCAGTGCTCACTCTGCCTTGGTGACAGCCTTGGCAACAGGTGTGGGGCAGAAAATGGGTTGGAATAGTCCTGATTTTGCGATCGCTGCAATCTTTGCCATCATCGTCATGTATGATGCCGCTGGAGTCCGTCAAGCTGCTGGCAAACAAGCACGTATCCTCAATCAAATCATTGATGAGCTATTCCGCGAACATCCCACTTTTAACGAAGACCGCCTCAAAGAATTACTTGGACATACTCCCTTTCAAGTAATTGTTGGCTCGGCTCTTGGTGTGACTATTGGTTTTTTAGCTACACCAGCTTATTGAGCTTTCACGGCAGAGGGACATAGAGGCAAAGGAGATGATAAATAATAAGTAGATTAGTTATGAGAAAGATAAAAGAGTTTTCTCCTGCCTGCTAACAGCTTTTTAAAGTTTTGCATTTTTAGTCTAACTACTGTTCTAAAGCAGGAAGTTTTTGTGAGAACGGGAATAGGAATGGAGAAGTAGGAATGTCAAAAGTATAGATAATTTGAATTTTGGATTAGTGATTAAATCCTTTTTGATTTCAATTTTCTATACGGCAATATCCCTTACTTCTATGTTCCTCGAACCCCCATTCTCCTGCTTCTTTTTCCCTCTGCTGAAAAAGCTTCATCATTACCGATTTTCTACCTGCGGTCTGAGTAATGTAACTCGATTTCCATCTACTAACATTACCAGGAAACCGCGATCGCTTAATAACCGAAAAGTATTGCTAGCATTTCTTTCATTACTAGTATATAAAGCTAAAAGATAAGGTCTTTGTCCAAAAGAAACTAACCCAATTTGTTTACCTAAAAGTTGCTGTAATTGAGTCGCAATTTCTGGTTGATTTCCATAATCAACTAACAAAGCATAACCCCTACCTAATAACCTGGGATTAAAAGCTGGTAAACTCTCTGTTGATGGTTGAGGTTTTCTTGCTTCTTCTCTATTACTTTCAGGAGATGGCGCAGGAGGACGAGGAGAAGGTTTTGGTTTATCAGCAACAAATTCAGCGGCGGCTGTTGGCTCAACCACAAAAGCAGACAACCCAGTAATATCATTGATGTAGCGCACCCAATCTTCTGCGTCTTCCAAGCTACTAAAACCACTCACACGAGTCACAATATTGTCTAAATAGTTGCAAACTACAGTTTTAGTTTTGCTAGGAAGACTTTGCCTTAATAAGCGTTGATTTTGCCGCGTATCTGTAATTATTAATAACAAATATTCACCCGCAGCTGGTGGTTCACAAGCTGTTACACTGGACTGAGCCAATGCACCGTTCACTCCTACACCTAATCCAATAATTGATATTAAAGCGGAACTTAAAGTAGCAAAAGCGCCTTTAATCGCAGTTTGATTCATGGCTCAGTAATGGGTAATACAGTGATAAGTTTTACATGAAATCTTGCACTTTCAAAACTTAAAACTCTAAACTATCTGTCATGTCCAGTTGCATCGATATTATCTGGTAGGGGCGGATTTAGCCAAAAATTGTTCCCTTTCACCAACAATATCTAGACAAAATCCGCCTCTAAAATTCGACAATACACACAATCGATGTCACCAGACATGATGTTAAGCAACACTGGCTAATGAAGCTAAAGCATCGGGAATGGAATTAGATGGTGCTGTGAATTCTCCTGTAACCACGTATTCCAAACGTAGTTTTAACCAGGTAATAAATTGTTGATTTGTGGAGACGATCGCGCAAGCTGGTTGCGGAGTTTTCGCTTTAATAGCTGCCATTTCTGGTGCTTCTAAGAATGCTGGTTGCTTCACTAACCAAAAATCAATTTCTTTTTCTTTTTCGTGATAATCTCTCACTCTTTCCCGTAACACTTCGTCAAGGGGTTCTTCTTCCAACAAAAATTTTTGACTAGCTAAAACGTAGTAATAAGTTGTCATTTGTCAATTGTCCTTCATCATTTGTTATTTGTTGTTTGTCATTTGTCAATCTTCATTTGTCATGTGCGAAACTAAAATAAATAAATTTCTCAGCTATGACCAATAACCAATGACTAATGACCGAGAATAGCTTGTTTCATTTCTCTGACGGCTCGTTCTAAGCCAACTAAAACCGCCCGACTTATTATTGTATGACCAATGTTGAGTTCTTCCATACCTTTAATTGCGGCGACGGGGTAAACATTCCAATAAGTGAGTCCATGTCCTGCGTTTACTCTTAAACCAGAAGCGATCGCCATTTCACAACCTTTCACCAGAACCTCAAGTTCCTTTTCTCGACTCGCTTCATCATGCGCTTCGGCGTATTTCCCCGTATGTAATTCAATAAATTTAGCTTTTACCTTAGCAGATGCCGCAATTTGGGCTTCATCAGCATCAATAAATAAACTTACCGGAATTCCAGCACTTTGCAATTTATCTACTACTAAACTCATGCGATCGACTTGTCCAGCAATATCTAGTCCGCCTTCCGTAGTCACTTCCTCTCGTCGTTCCGGGACTAAAGTTACATAATCTGGTTTAATATCGAGAGCGATCGCCACCATCTCATCTGTCGCCGCCATTTCCAAGTTTAAATGAGTGCGAACCGTTTGTCGCAACAACCGCACATCCCGATCTTGAATATGTCGCCTGTCTTCTCGCAAATGCACAGTAATCCCATCCGCACCCGCCAACTCCGCCAACACCGCTGCTGCTACCGGATCTGGTTCCACAGTGCGACGTGCTTGGCGAATAGTTGCAACATGGTCGATATTAACACCGAGCGTAGGCACTTTTCACTCTCCATTAGCCTCGAATTGTCCGTTTTTCATCTTATCTCAAATCTCTGTTAAATCAGCTTTGTAACTTATGCTTTTTCTTCATCTTCTTTCTGTATAAGTATTATGCGATCGCGTATAAAAAAGAAGTAATAAACAAATGTCCTCTCTATTACAGCTAAATTCTTTTCTAAATTTTGCCGATCGATATAGAATTAGCTAGATTATTTATTTAAGATATGCTTTTTACCACTGATAAAAATATGATATGTTAAACTGACACATATCAGAATAAATACATATCTCAACAAACAAAAAATCAACCAGATTATTCTCTATGTTCAAAATTATTAAAGCACCATCTGTACCCGTTCCACCATTACAACGTTTTTCTGTATTAGGAACCGCTGATACTATTCATGCTGGTAAACCTTTAATTTTAGTTATAGATAATCAATTCAAAGTCACAACTCCACCTATTAGCAGTGAAGGAACTTGGCGATTTGATTTAGCATTACATCAGCCAGGAAAGCACCAGTTAGCAATTTTATTAGATAATGAGCGTCTAGAATTGTCCGTTCAAGTAGGAACAAATTTACACGCTGAAACCGAAGTCGTATCTCCTCCAAATACTCAGCCAATCTCTAATTATCAATCAAACACCATTAGTTTAGAAAAATTAGTGCGAGAAGCACACGAAAAAGGATATTCTGACGTTCATTTATGTGTTGGTAAAGCACCACGTTTTCGCAATCGTGGAGAAATGGAAATCAGCAATTATCCTGTTACTGATGAAACCACATTTATTAATTGGTTAAAAGAGATCCTTACAGAATCAGAGATTAAGCAATTTCAAGAAACTTTAGATTTTGATGGTGCTGCTGGTTATGATTTTGCCAGAGTGCGCGTAAATATTTTTAAAACCATGAAAGGATCGGCAATGGTACTAAGGTTAATTCCTTTAAGAATTCCCACTATCGATCAATTAGGTTTACCAGGAGTCTTTCAGACAATTTGCCACTACCATAAAGGATTAGTATTAGTTACAGGGCCTACTGGATCGGGTAAATCTACGACTTTAGCTGCTATGGTCGATTTTATTAATCGAACTATGAAAAGACATATTATTACTATTGAAGATCCGATCGAATTTGTTCACGAAGACCACAAATCTGTAATTAGTCAAAGAGAAGTAGGCATTCATACAGTAGAATTCGATCGCGCCTTAAAAGCAGCATTAAGAGAAGATCCTGATGTAATTTTAATTGGAGAAATGCGCGATCGATCCACAGTCAACACTGCCCTAAAAGCCGCACAAACTGGGCATTTAGTATTCGGAACATTACACACTAATAGCGCCATTAAAACGATCGAAAGAATTTTAAATCTTTACGAACCAGACGAACAAGAACCGATGTTAACCCAACTTTCTGAATCTCTAGCCGCAATAATTGCTCAATCTTTATTGCGAACTACAGATGGCAGACGCGCCCCAATCCACGACATTTTAATTAACACCGATACCGTCAAAGATTACATTAAACGCGGTGAAGTAGAAGAAACAGAATCAATTATGAAAAAAGGAAACTACGATGGTATGTGTACCATGTTGCAATCAATCTATAACCTTTATTTAGAAGGTAGAATTACTGAAGAAACAGCAATGGAAGCATCAGATAAACCCAATGAAATGAGAATTTTACTCAGTGGTGGGGAAATTTAGACTGGAGAAAAGGGGAAAAGGGGAAGGGGGAAAGGGAAATTTTTATCTTCTGCCCTCTGCCCTCTGCCCTCTGCCTTCTGCCTTTTGATTACTCTTCTCCCCAAACTCGTAATTGGAGATACACTAAAATTAAAGTTATTGCCAACAAAACTGTAGCTGCTGCCGCTGCATAACCAAAATCAAATTGAGCAAAAGCTTGCTCATAAATATAGTAAACCAACAGATTAGTAGAATTTAAAGGCCCCCCACCTGTAACTACATAAACTTGTTCAAAACTTTTTAAAGTAAAAATTGCTGTAGTCACAGTGGCAAAGACTAAAGTAGAGCGTAATCCCGGTAAAGTAATATGCCAAAATTGCTGCCATTCATTAGCACCATCTAATTCTGCCGCTTCATAGCGATTGACGGGAATGGTTTGTAACCCTGCCAAAAATACTACCAAATTAAAACCCAATTGTTTCCAAATACTTAATAAAATTAGAACAGGCATTGCCCAAGTAGTGCTACCTAACCAAGGAATTGGATTGATACCAAAATAACTTATTAAACTATTAACTGGCCCATCAGTTTGAAACAGCCAACGAAACCCTAAACCTGCTGCGACTAAACTAGTAATAGAAGGAATAAAATAAGCTGTGCGTAATAGTCCTCTTAATGCTAGCGATCGATTCAAAAACACCGCTAAACCTAAAGGAATAATTAAGCTAGGAATAACTGTGGCTACAGTAAAGTAAATAGTATTACCAATGACTTGCCAAAAGTCAGAAGTCAGAATCAAGCGTAAGTAGTTTCTGCCACCTACCCAACGCACACCAGCCGCAGTAAAATTACCAGCAGTAAAACTGAGATAAAACAGATAGACGATCGGCCATAAAATGAAAACACTAAGTAATATAATTGCTGGAGTCAAAAAAATCCATGCAGCGATCGCATCATCGTCTAACCAGGATTTACCATATATTTTTAGCCGCAAAACTTCCTCCCTTTTGCTATGAATTTAAACAACATATCAACTGATTCTACCTTTAGCTTAATTTCACCATCAATTCCGAGCAGCCTTTTCATTCAAGGAGAACCCTTAAAATTAGGTATCATGGCTTCTGGGAGTGGCACAAATTTTGAAGCTATTGCTCAAGCGATCGCAGACAAACAGCTAAACGCCCAAGTCCAAGTAGTAATTTATAATAATCCTGAAGCCAAAGTAGTTGCTAGGGCAGAACGTTGGGGCATTCCCGCAGTTCTCATCAATCATCGTAACTTTAAAAGTCGTGAAGATTGTGATGCAAAAATAGTCGAAACACTCCGCCAGCATCAAGTAGAATGGGTGGTCATGGTAGGTTGGATGCGTGTCGTCACACCAACACTTTTAGATGCTTTTCCCAAACGAATAATTAACATTCATCCCAGCTTATTACCCAGCTTTAAAGGTGTACGTGGCGTAGAACAAGCCTTAGCAGCTGGAGTCCGAATTACAGGTTGTACAGTTCACATTGTCGTACCAGAAGTCGATAGTGGCCCAATTTTAATTCAAGCTGCCGTGCCTGTACTCCTCGATGATACCCCTGAAACCCTGCACGCCCGAATTCAAGTACATGAACATAAAATTATTGTTGCTGGAATCGCTTTAGCAGCTGCCCAATCTGCGGATTGGTAGTTTTATAAACTGCTGCAAATTTTATTAGTTTGTGTTGTGCGATCGCACTACAATTCATAATGAAATTATGGGGAATCAAGCTGACTTGATTTAACCGATTGATGCAGAATTAAGCGATTACCAGCAGGGTCATAAGCATAAATTTCTCTACCATGAGAAGCCAGGGTAATTTCCCCTGATGGTGGATATCCTATGGCAATGAGAAGATCGATCGCACTTTCCAAATTCTCCACCTCCAGGCACAAACTCATTCCACTTTGATGCGAGTTACTAAACTCCGAAAAATGCTCAGCTTTCGGTTGAAAAATTCCCAAACGTAACCCACCAGGAAACCTGAATTC
The Phormidium ambiguum IAM M-71 genome window above contains:
- the mutS gene encoding DNA mismatch repair protein MutS, with the protein product MKSSASTPNRKNNKVQEEQMPNADYRVLDREKLSKMYQHYVEVKDNYPHSLLLYRVGDFFETFFQDAITVARELELVLTSKHGGEVGRVPMTGVPHHAWERYTTQLVEKGYAVVICDQVEDSADAVGLVKREVTRVLTPGTLLEDGMLKARRNNYLAAVVIANTHWGLAYADISTGEFLTIQSSNLEHLSQELMRLQPAEVLIPTNAPDLGSLLRPGEKSEHLPDVLPPAFCYALRPQIPFTLGEAKQRLLQKFKVRSLEGLGCEHLPLAVRAAGGLLQYLEDTQKNNQVPLQPLRTYTLTDFLIIDHQTRRNLEITQTVRDGTFHGSLLWAIDQTCTAMGGRSLRRWLLQPLLDIKGINARQDTIQELFENVSLRHELRQLLRQIYDLERLTGRAGSGTASARDLVALADSLQRLPALAKLVENARSPYLRALQKVPPILEQLAQRLHNHLVESPPIHITEGGLIRPGINSQLDAMREEAEDDQKWLANLEATERTRTGISNLKVGYTKSFGYYISISRAKADQVPDNYIRKQTLTNEERYITPELKERENRILTAREDLNRLEYEIFVSLRTEVAQEAELIRNVSRAVAAVDVLSGLAEIAVAQDYCRPKMIEGREINIIDGRHPVVEQSLPSGFFVPNSTKLGFANNTNDQPDLIILTGPNASGKSCYLRQVGLIQLMAQVGSFVPAKAATLGICDRIFTRVGAVDDLATGQSTFMVEMNETANILNHATAKSLVLLDEIGRGTATFDGLSIAWAVAEYLATEIKARTIFATHYHELNELASLLSNVANYQVTVKELPDKIVFLHQVQPGGADKSYGIEAGRLAGLPPVVIQRAKQVMGQIEKHSKIAVGLRTGVQTERNSTKKKSTKKALEIPFADEEVVNFEESFEL
- a CDS encoding DUF262 domain-containing protein, whose protein sequence is MATIESQDLTLGKLFNDFYIVPSYQREYVWEEKQVSEFFQDIYDEFSASDSSSSSEYFIGSIIVCMRLDGLYEVIDGQQRMTTAYLVLCAVRDYLEKLKPGESIELLKSQIASTDIDNEGNNIFRYRITLQYRDSCGVLEKIAQQDKLNSQIPETRSSQNIINAYELIISLLERQFSENDASLQTVKKFYAYFNKNVKLVRVKTASVADALRVFATINNRGLSLNPIDLVKNLMFMKADKKEYDHIAKQWKKIIDTLFIAKEDPMRFIRYFILSRYEVDTLRREEIFRWFLNEKNRKLYENQPTAFVDSMLDAAKAYVNFTEGKDVQGKNNRYLENIQHLSSAARMPLMLLLAGQNLSTDCFNELCRQVENLFFAYLITREPTSNFERRFAQWCSQINKVTDKEKLDKFIIEQIQPAKQKVAEHFELAFSGLKEKSVPKTQMRYILAKLVQYVDESAYNTEIELKSYINKTVEIEHILPQTPELEIKLSFDKPEEIEKYIARLGNLTLLEKSINASVGNKPFKDKKEAYPTSKFLLSRAIAKKVTVGVDTAIDRALQDIEPFEQWTSQSIEKRQEMLTQLAKKVWDMPK
- a CDS encoding NUDIX hydrolase, with product MNTKIAHVAVAILYRDGKFLMQLRDNIPTIVYPGYWAFFGGHLEPNEPPEIAVKRELKEEIGYVPSILQHFRNYEDPKVVRHVFHGELTVELKDLVLGEGWDMGLLSVADIQKGECYSEVAGEVRPLGDRHQRILLDFIEGVM
- the folD gene encoding bifunctional methylenetetrahydrofolate dehydrogenase/methenyltetrahydrofolate cyclohydrolase FolD translates to MEAKILDGKALAQKIQTELKQQVEELTPKIGRPPGLAVLMVGDNPASAAYVRNKERSCEKVGIASFGKHFPTDTTQEELTKVIEELNKDDRVDGILVQLPLPDHLDSVALLHHIDPDKDADGLHAVNLGRLVRGEPGLRSCTPAGVMRLMEEYQIPLKGKKAVVVGRSILVGKPLALMLLAADATVTIAHSRSHNLGEITRDADILVAAAGRKDLITADMVKPGAIVIDVGINRVTDEAGNSRLVGDVNYDAVKTIAGYITPVPGGIGPMTVAILLANTVWSYSQKK